In the Ipomoea triloba cultivar NCNSP0323 chromosome 6, ASM357664v1 genome, one interval contains:
- the LOC116022917 gene encoding probably inactive leucine-rich repeat receptor-like protein kinase At2g25790 isoform X2, which yields MTEKGGKIRDNRLIMFIFVLVLFNLQACKCSELELLASMKASLNDPLGSLRDWNPSRALCEWSGLVCDGSSHVAKIELSGKNLSGRIPESSFQLPYVKSIDLSSNQLFGEIPSNLSSCLSLQYLNLSNNNFTGPLPQGPSPFLETLDLSNNMLSGKIPENIGFFSGLKVLDFGGNVLVGSIPKSITNMSQLEYLTLASNQFSGEIPPELGLMKNLKWIYLGYNNFSGGIPEEIGELANLYHVDLVYNNLTGEIPSSLGNLTSLQYLFLYLNKLSGPVPSSIFGLKKLKSLDLSDNFLSGEIPELVGQLQNLEILHLFSNNFTGKIPTSLTSLPRLQILQLWSNQFSGEIPRDLGKFNNLTILDLSTNKLTGKIPKHLCYPGHLFKLILFSNSLEGEIPESLSICKTLQRLRLQNNKLTGHLSPEFTKLPLVYFLDVSGNNLNSSISDRNWDMPALQMLNLARNKLYGSLPDSFGTQKLENLDLSGNGFSGEIPPSFGKFSELMELKLSANKLTGKIPDELCSCQKLVSLDLSHNQFSGQIPSSLSQMPVLGQLDLSVNELSGEIPQNLGQIQSLVQVNVSFNHLYGSIPSTGAFLAINSSAVAGNTLLCGGDETSGLPPCKGAYKARVWWYFLTSLLVLVLAAAAMIFVFIRRRRKELVMNRVGSKDGTWELQFFDSKASKSITMEDISSSRTEENFISRRSYRGSSTINNMQFLAKIVSNINHSSYWIQTSELGNLHHPNIVRLLAAAACMSEKHGILIYEYIEEGKELCEAIRGMGWERRLKVAIGIARALKYLHCCCSPGVIVGDDLSSHNIIIDHRDEPCLRLRLPHSKRSSSHLAPEMVESKDIYGFGLILMELLTGRSPADDEFGVHESIIEWARYCYSDCHLDAWVDSPIKPDAVIYRTKIVATMSLALDCTADNPAARPTATAAVKALDAFVRSNSCGLKLCSNV from the exons ATGACAGAGAAGGGAGGAAAAATTCGCGACAACAGATTGATCATGTTCATCTTTGTGCTTGTATTGTTTAACTTGCAAGCATGCAAATGTTCGGAGCTGGAGCTACTAGCATCGATGAAAGCATCCTTGAATGATCCTTTAGGCTCCCTTCGTGATTGGAATCCATCTCGAGCTTTATGCGAGTGGAGTGGTTTAGTTTGTGATGGTTCATCACATGTTGCCAAGATTGAGCTCTCTGGGAAGAACTTATCGGGGAGAATTCCAGAGTCGTCGTTCCAGTTGCCATATGTGAAATCTATTGATCTCTCTAGCAATCAGTTGTTTGGAGAAATTCCAAGCAACTTATCTTCTTGCTTGTCACTCCAGTATCTCAATCTAAGCAACAACAACTTCACAGGTCCCCTTCCACAAGGGCCAAGTCCATTTCTTGAGACTCTGGATCTCTCGAACAACATGCTTTCTGGGAAAATTCCAGAAAATATTGGGTTTTTCTCAGGCCTTAAAGTTCTTGATTTTGGTGGGAATGTCTTGGTAGGAAGCATTCCAAAGTCTATTACAAACATGTCGCAGTTGGAGTACTTAACCTTGGCGTCGAACCAATTTTCTGGAGAAATACCCCCGGAGTTGGGGCTGATGAAGAATTTGAAGTGGATTTATCTGGGGTACAACAATTTCTCGGGTGGAATCCCGGAGGAGATTGGGGAGTTGGCCAATTTGTATCACGTTGATCTCGTCTACAACAATCTCACTGGCGAAATCCCTTCATCTTTAGGTAATCTCACCAGCCTTCAATATCTTTTTCTCTACCTAAACAAGCTCTCAGGTCCAGTTCCATCTTCCATTTTTGGACTCAAGAAACTTAAGTCACTTGATCTAAGTGACAATTTTCTGTCTGGTGAAATTCCTGAGCTTGTAGGGCAACTGCAGAACTTGGAAATTCTCCATCTGTTCTCCAATAATTTCACTGGCAAAATCCCGACATCCTTAACCTCTTTGCCTCGCCTCCAAATTCTTCAGTTGTGGTCTAACCAATTCTCAGGTGAGATACCAAGGGACCTTGGAAAGTTCAACAACCTCACCATATTAGACCTTTCCACCAATAAGCTCACTGGGAAAATCCCAAAACATCTTTGTTACCCCGGCCATCTCTTCAAGCTCATCCTCTTCTCAAATTCCCTTGAAGGAGAAATCCCAGAAAGCCTTTCTATTTGCAAAACCTTGCAGCGACTTCGCCTTCAGAACAATAAACTAACTGGTCATTTGTCCCCCGAGTTCACCAAACTTCCGCTTGTCTACTTTCTTGATGTCTCGGGAAATAATCTCAACAGCTCGATCAGTGATAGGAACTGGGACATGCCAGCCCTGCAAATGCTGAACTTGGCCAGGAACAAACTTTATGGATCTTTACCAGATTCCTTTGGCACTCAAAAGCTCGAAAACTTGGATTTATCTGGAAATGGATTTTCGGGTGAGATTCCTCCGAGTTTCGGGAAGTTCTCCGAGTTAATGGAGCTGAAGCTGAGTGCCAACAAGCTTACAGGTAAAATCCCAGATGAACTATGTTCATGTCAGAAACTCGTAAGCCTCGACCTCAGTCACAATCAGTTCAGTGGCCAAATCCCGTCGAGTCTTTCCCAGATGCCAGTCCTTGGCCAGCTCGACCTGTCTGTGAATGAATTATCAGGAGAAATACCACAGAATTTAGGACAAATCCAATCTCTTGTTCAAGTCAATGTCTCCTTCAACCATTTATATGGAAGTATACCATCCACTGGAGCCTTCCTGGCCATCAATTCCAGTGCAGTTGCTGGGAATACACTCCTCTGTGGTGGCGACGAAACAAGTGGTTTGCCTCCATGCAAAGGCGCTTATAAAGCTCGCGTTTGGTGGTACTTCTTGACTTCCCTTCTCGTGCTCGTTCTTGCAGCAGCAGCCATGATCTTCGTTTTCATCCGAAGAAGAAGGAAGGAATTGGTAATGAATAGAGTGGGGAGCAAAGACGGAACATGGGAATTACAGTTCTTCGATTCCAAGGCTTCGAAATCCATCACAATGGAGGATATCTCATCTTCGAGAACAGAAGAGAATTTCATCTCGAGGCGCTCATACAGAGGAAGCTCCACAATAAACAACATGCAATTCCTGGCAAAGATTGTGAGCAACATAAACCACTCAAGTTACTGGATCCAGACCTCGGAACTTGGAAACCTTCACCATCCAAACATCGTACGGCTGCTAGCTGCTGCAGCATGCATGTCGGAAAAGCACGGGATTCTGATCTACGAGTACATTGAAGAAGGGAAGGAACTGTGCGAAGCAATTCGGGGAATGGGTTGGGAACGTAGACTAAAGGTGGCTATAGGGATTGCCAGAGCTcttaaatatttgcattgttgtTGCTCGCCCGGTGTTATCGTGGGTGATGATCTTTCATCCCACAACATCATCATTGATCACAGAGATGAGCCATGCCTAAGACTCAGACTTCCCCATTCAAAGCGTTCATCATCCCACCTTGCTCCAG AAATGGTTGAATCTAAAGACATCTACGGATTTGGACTTATTTTGATGGAATTATTGACGGGAAGAAGTCCAGCTGACGATGAGTTCGGCGTGCATGAAAGCATTATCGAGTGGGCCAGGTATTGCTACTCCGATTGCCACCTCGACGCCTGGGTTGACTCGCCTATCAAGCCCGATGCCGTCATTTACCGGACCAAAATCGTCGCCACCATGAGCCTCGCCCTCGACTGCACCGCCGACAACCCCGCCGCCAGGCCCACCGCAACCGCCGCCGTCAAGGCCCTCGACGCCTTTGTCAGATCCAACTCTTGTGGCTTGAAGCTTTGTAGTAAtgtctag
- the LOC116022917 gene encoding probably inactive leucine-rich repeat receptor-like protein kinase At2g25790 isoform X1, whose protein sequence is MTEKGGKIRDNRLIMFIFVLVLFNLQACKCSELELLASMKASLNDPLGSLRDWNPSRALCEWSGLVCDGSSHVAKIELSGKNLSGRIPESSFQLPYVKSIDLSSNQLFGEIPSNLSSCLSLQYLNLSNNNFTGPLPQGPSPFLETLDLSNNMLSGKIPENIGFFSGLKVLDFGGNVLVGSIPKSITNMSQLEYLTLASNQFSGEIPPELGLMKNLKWIYLGYNNFSGGIPEEIGELANLYHVDLVYNNLTGEIPSSLGNLTSLQYLFLYLNKLSGPVPSSIFGLKKLKSLDLSDNFLSGEIPELVGQLQNLEILHLFSNNFTGKIPTSLTSLPRLQILQLWSNQFSGEIPRDLGKFNNLTILDLSTNKLTGKIPKHLCYPGHLFKLILFSNSLEGEIPESLSICKTLQRLRLQNNKLTGHLSPEFTKLPLVYFLDVSGNNLNSSISDRNWDMPALQMLNLARNKLYGSLPDSFGTQKLENLDLSGNGFSGEIPPSFGKFSELMELKLSANKLTGKIPDELCSCQKLVSLDLSHNQFSGQIPSSLSQMPVLGQLDLSVNELSGEIPQNLGQIQSLVQVNVSFNHLYGSIPSTGAFLAINSSAVAGNTLLCGGDETSGLPPCKGAYKARVWWYFLTSLLVLVLAAAAMIFVFIRRRRKELVMNRVGSKDGTWELQFFDSKASKSITMEDISSSRTEENFISRRSYRGSSTINNMQFLAKIVSNINHSSYWIQTSELGNLHHPNIVRLLAAAACMSEKHGILIYEYIEEGKELCEAIRGMGWERRLKVAIGIARALKYLHCCCSPGVIVGDDLSSHNIIIDHRDEPCLRLRLPHSKRSSSHLAPAEMVESKDIYGFGLILMELLTGRSPADDEFGVHESIIEWARYCYSDCHLDAWVDSPIKPDAVIYRTKIVATMSLALDCTADNPAARPTATAAVKALDAFVRSNSCGLKLCSNV, encoded by the exons ATGACAGAGAAGGGAGGAAAAATTCGCGACAACAGATTGATCATGTTCATCTTTGTGCTTGTATTGTTTAACTTGCAAGCATGCAAATGTTCGGAGCTGGAGCTACTAGCATCGATGAAAGCATCCTTGAATGATCCTTTAGGCTCCCTTCGTGATTGGAATCCATCTCGAGCTTTATGCGAGTGGAGTGGTTTAGTTTGTGATGGTTCATCACATGTTGCCAAGATTGAGCTCTCTGGGAAGAACTTATCGGGGAGAATTCCAGAGTCGTCGTTCCAGTTGCCATATGTGAAATCTATTGATCTCTCTAGCAATCAGTTGTTTGGAGAAATTCCAAGCAACTTATCTTCTTGCTTGTCACTCCAGTATCTCAATCTAAGCAACAACAACTTCACAGGTCCCCTTCCACAAGGGCCAAGTCCATTTCTTGAGACTCTGGATCTCTCGAACAACATGCTTTCTGGGAAAATTCCAGAAAATATTGGGTTTTTCTCAGGCCTTAAAGTTCTTGATTTTGGTGGGAATGTCTTGGTAGGAAGCATTCCAAAGTCTATTACAAACATGTCGCAGTTGGAGTACTTAACCTTGGCGTCGAACCAATTTTCTGGAGAAATACCCCCGGAGTTGGGGCTGATGAAGAATTTGAAGTGGATTTATCTGGGGTACAACAATTTCTCGGGTGGAATCCCGGAGGAGATTGGGGAGTTGGCCAATTTGTATCACGTTGATCTCGTCTACAACAATCTCACTGGCGAAATCCCTTCATCTTTAGGTAATCTCACCAGCCTTCAATATCTTTTTCTCTACCTAAACAAGCTCTCAGGTCCAGTTCCATCTTCCATTTTTGGACTCAAGAAACTTAAGTCACTTGATCTAAGTGACAATTTTCTGTCTGGTGAAATTCCTGAGCTTGTAGGGCAACTGCAGAACTTGGAAATTCTCCATCTGTTCTCCAATAATTTCACTGGCAAAATCCCGACATCCTTAACCTCTTTGCCTCGCCTCCAAATTCTTCAGTTGTGGTCTAACCAATTCTCAGGTGAGATACCAAGGGACCTTGGAAAGTTCAACAACCTCACCATATTAGACCTTTCCACCAATAAGCTCACTGGGAAAATCCCAAAACATCTTTGTTACCCCGGCCATCTCTTCAAGCTCATCCTCTTCTCAAATTCCCTTGAAGGAGAAATCCCAGAAAGCCTTTCTATTTGCAAAACCTTGCAGCGACTTCGCCTTCAGAACAATAAACTAACTGGTCATTTGTCCCCCGAGTTCACCAAACTTCCGCTTGTCTACTTTCTTGATGTCTCGGGAAATAATCTCAACAGCTCGATCAGTGATAGGAACTGGGACATGCCAGCCCTGCAAATGCTGAACTTGGCCAGGAACAAACTTTATGGATCTTTACCAGATTCCTTTGGCACTCAAAAGCTCGAAAACTTGGATTTATCTGGAAATGGATTTTCGGGTGAGATTCCTCCGAGTTTCGGGAAGTTCTCCGAGTTAATGGAGCTGAAGCTGAGTGCCAACAAGCTTACAGGTAAAATCCCAGATGAACTATGTTCATGTCAGAAACTCGTAAGCCTCGACCTCAGTCACAATCAGTTCAGTGGCCAAATCCCGTCGAGTCTTTCCCAGATGCCAGTCCTTGGCCAGCTCGACCTGTCTGTGAATGAATTATCAGGAGAAATACCACAGAATTTAGGACAAATCCAATCTCTTGTTCAAGTCAATGTCTCCTTCAACCATTTATATGGAAGTATACCATCCACTGGAGCCTTCCTGGCCATCAATTCCAGTGCAGTTGCTGGGAATACACTCCTCTGTGGTGGCGACGAAACAAGTGGTTTGCCTCCATGCAAAGGCGCTTATAAAGCTCGCGTTTGGTGGTACTTCTTGACTTCCCTTCTCGTGCTCGTTCTTGCAGCAGCAGCCATGATCTTCGTTTTCATCCGAAGAAGAAGGAAGGAATTGGTAATGAATAGAGTGGGGAGCAAAGACGGAACATGGGAATTACAGTTCTTCGATTCCAAGGCTTCGAAATCCATCACAATGGAGGATATCTCATCTTCGAGAACAGAAGAGAATTTCATCTCGAGGCGCTCATACAGAGGAAGCTCCACAATAAACAACATGCAATTCCTGGCAAAGATTGTGAGCAACATAAACCACTCAAGTTACTGGATCCAGACCTCGGAACTTGGAAACCTTCACCATCCAAACATCGTACGGCTGCTAGCTGCTGCAGCATGCATGTCGGAAAAGCACGGGATTCTGATCTACGAGTACATTGAAGAAGGGAAGGAACTGTGCGAAGCAATTCGGGGAATGGGTTGGGAACGTAGACTAAAGGTGGCTATAGGGATTGCCAGAGCTcttaaatatttgcattgttgtTGCTCGCCCGGTGTTATCGTGGGTGATGATCTTTCATCCCACAACATCATCATTGATCACAGAGATGAGCCATGCCTAAGACTCAGACTTCCCCATTCAAAGCGTTCATCATCCCACCTTGCTCCAG CAGAAATGGTTGAATCTAAAGACATCTACGGATTTGGACTTATTTTGATGGAATTATTGACGGGAAGAAGTCCAGCTGACGATGAGTTCGGCGTGCATGAAAGCATTATCGAGTGGGCCAGGTATTGCTACTCCGATTGCCACCTCGACGCCTGGGTTGACTCGCCTATCAAGCCCGATGCCGTCATTTACCGGACCAAAATCGTCGCCACCATGAGCCTCGCCCTCGACTGCACCGCCGACAACCCCGCCGCCAGGCCCACCGCAACCGCCGCCGTCAAGGCCCTCGACGCCTTTGTCAGATCCAACTCTTGTGGCTTGAAGCTTTGTAGTAAtgtctag
- the LOC116023467 gene encoding uncharacterized protein LOC116023467 — translation MDETTNTWDHSILTDIFLPEDVGHISSIPISPGYQDSWYWYGDPRGCYTVKSGYRALVGEQEHILTHFDMWIPLWKLKVPPKWKTFLWRAINDILPVTTNLLIKRVEVDPSCPKCGGAHEDVMHALVLCDFSQLVWNDSTLPLSSVMGDIFDMWFTNVMIALPEDKLDLVVAVLYSIWRARNTAVWDCYLPTPKKVLRQAGSSLRTWRAVHGSRQATVPQPLPVTQPTGMEDHPQQRRCFVDAGYQSSTRVVSFGVVLFAPSGEFLAACAGPLQGCSSPLMAETAACSEALAWLRRKGVSHVQLFTDCSQLRSGLSSP, via the coding sequence ATGGACGAAACCACTAATACTTGGGATCACTCAATTTTGACAGATATTTTCCTCCCTGAGGATGTGGGTCATATTAGCAGCATCCCAATCTCCCCGGGCTATCAGGATTCTTGGTATTGGTATGGTGACCCAAGAGGTTGCTATACGGTAAAAAGTGGCTACAGGGCATTAGTAGGGGAACAAGAACACATTCTTACTCATTTTGATATGTGGATTCCCCTTTGGAAGCTTAAGGTGCCTCCAAAGTGGAAGACTTTCTTGTGGAGAGCTATTAATGATATCCTCCCTGTAACCACAAATTTACTTATAAAGAGGGTTGAGGTGGATCCTTCATGCCCCAAATGTGGTGGAGCACATGAAGATGTTATGCATGCTCTTGTTTTATGTGACTTTTCTCAATTAGTTTGGAATGACTCTACTTTGCCTTTATCATCCGTTATGGGTGACATCTTTGATATGTGGTTTACAAATGTGATGATTGCTTTGCCTGAGGACAAATTGGATCTTGTTGTGGCAGTTTTATATTCCATTTGGAGGGCAAGAAATACGGCGGTTTGGGACTGTTATTTGCCGACCCCGAAGAAGGTGCTACGACAAGCCGGTTCGTCCCTGCGGACTTGGAGAGCAGTCCACGGCAGTCGGCAGGCAACTGTTCCTCAGCCACTGCCTGTGACCCAGCCAACGGGGATGGAGGACCATCCTCAGCAGCGGAGATGTTTTGTTGATGCAGGTTATCAGTCCAGTACCAGGGTAGTGTCATTCGGCGTTGTGTTGTTTGCACCCAGTGGGGAGTTTCTCGCAGCTTGTGCAGGACCTCTCCAAGGTTGCAGCTCTCCATTGATGGCAGAAACAGCAGCTTGCAGCGAAGCTTTAGCATGGTTACGTCGCAAGGGGGTGTCACACGTTCAGCTATTCACGGATTGCTCCCAATTACGTTCAGGCCTCTCATCGCCGTAG